The sequence TTATAGAGTGAATTGGCAGGTTGAACCTTACCGTCTTTATGTAAAGAATGATGAGGATGAATTTCTCTTTTTTACGTTTAAATTTAAAGGTAAAAATATGCAGGTGTGTATGGCGGAAATGTTTGAATGGCGTATTGGGTTTGTTAGCGTAGGTTTGACACGTACTGAATCTATACCGTGGGATAACTGTGATGTGATTTTGTGGGTAAAGAAATAAATGTCAATAAATACTAATAGAGGAGAAAACTATGAGTACGGTTTACATATTTGGTTCTGGGGCTTCGAAATATACGGGTATACCAATTACTCATAATTTCCTTGATACGGTTATAAACGAAAAAATTGCAAGTTCGGCTTTAGATGTTGATTGTTCTAAAGAAAAAGTCGGTTATGAGTTGCCAAATGATTTTCATAGACCATTTCTGGAAAGATTTGAAAAATTCAAAAAGGTCTCAATGAGTACTAGTATTGAAACGTATTTAAATTGGTATACAGAACAAAATTATTCTGATGAATACGATAGACAGTTAATGCAGATGATTGTATGGTATTTTTATGACAGGTCACATCATGCCTCAACTATTAGATTTCATGATTTGTTTGTGACAAAAATTTTTAAACCGGAAGATATCATTATATCTTTTAATTACGATTTAATTATTGAAGATGCATTAATAAACAATGGATATAAAGCCAGAAATGGCGCTCGATATGGTGAGGTTTATGTCAAGGATGAATTTGAATGCCAGCTTTTAAAGCCAATGGGATCGGTTAATCTACATTCTTATGATAAGGATAAAGGATTTACAGATTCTATATATTGGGCGAATGGTTATGTAGAAGTTTCATACATTAAATATGTTATGAAGTGGTTTGGCATACCTCGAGATGTGTATAGCTCGGTGTATATAAAGTGCAATGAAAAAATAAAATCTGCGGATAAAGTTGTATCTTTGGGTTATGCCTTCCCTCAAACTGATAAAGAAGAATTGGATATTATTTTTAATAATTGTACAAAAGAAATTGATTTAGTTTGTGGTAAGGATTTTATCGCGCCTTGGACGAAAACTATTACTTATAAGAATCAAAGTGTTAGTTTTGAAGAATGGGTCTTGCGGGAAACTGGATTAAATAAGTAGAATTGGCAAATATAATCTGTTTAACCATGGTTTAGGTGATTATGCACCCCTTTTAACCATTTGCAAAATACTGCCTATTTGTTATAATCATTGTAAATATAGGTAAAAATGAAGTTTGGAGGTATGTATGAAAGGGATAATTCTGGCCGGGGGGCTTGGTACAAGGCTTCATCCCCTTACAAGAATCACCAATAAACACTTACTGCCGGTTTATGATAAGCCGATGATATATTACCCTATTCAGATGCTTGTAAACGCGGGGATTGAAGATATTATGGTGGTAACGGGCGGGAGTAATTCGGGGGATTTTTTACGGCTTCTGGGAAACGGAAAAGAGTTTGGATTAAAGCGCCTTCATTATGGTTATCAGGACGGCGAAGGCGGGATAGCAGACGCTTTACGGACCGCGCAGGAATTTGTGGGAAATGATAAAATGGTGGTTGTGCTTGGGGATAATATAATTGAAAAGAACATAAAAAAAGCAGCCGCGGATTTTAAGAAACAGAAAAAGGGCGCGAAAATAATCCTTAAAGAAGTTGATAATCCAAAAGAATACGGCGTGGCTGAAGTGGTTAACGGGAAAGTTAAAAGAATCATAGAAAAACCCAAAGACCCTGTTTCTAACCTTGCTGTTATCGGTATATATTTTTACCCGCCGGAAGTTTTTAATATAATAGGAAAATTAAAACCCAGCAAAAGGGGAGAACTTGAAATTACCGACGTAAACAACGCCTACATAAACAGAAAGATGATGACCCATGATGTGCTTGACGGATGGTGGATGGACAGCGGTGAATCTAAAGACGCGCTTTTGGAAGCAAACATACTTGTGAAAAAAAGCGGCGCGAATAAAATATAAAGTTCTGCGGAGGATAAGATGATTGACGGAGTGAAGATAAAACAGCTTAAGGTAATGTGTGATGAACGCGGCAGGCTTGCCGAAATGATGCGCAATGACGATGAGATGTTTATAAAATTCGGGCAGGTATATATGACAACTGTAATGCCCGGTGTAACCAAGGCGTGGCATTACCATAAAAAGCAGTTTGACAGTTTTGTATGCGTGCGCGGCATGATAAAGCTTGTGCTTTATGATTCACGTGAAGGTTCAAAGACAAAAGGCGAAATAAACGAATTTTTTATAGGCGAACATAATATGCAGATGGTGCAGATTCCCAATAATGTTTATCACGGGTTTAAAGGGGCTTCGGAATATGAAGCAATTATAATCAATACCCCCACGGAAACATACAACCCGAAAGAACCGGACGAATTCAGGCTGCCCGCGCACGGAAGCGAAATACCGTACGACTGGAGCAGGAAAGATCGGTAGTTCTGGATGCTTAGAGGCTTGGATGCTTAGAGGCTTGGAAGAACAGCGGCCCGGCGGGAAATAGATCTGGTAGGCGCACCTTTTAAGGTGCGGCAGTTGGTTTAAAACAACGCGCCTTAAAAGGCGCGGCTACCGGGGCGAAAAAGAACGGCGGCTCAGGAAGGCAATGGGTTTGGTAGACGCGGGTCTTTAGCCCGCGGCAGTGGAAGTGAAATAGCAATTTGTTAAAAAAAACAAAAACCGAAGATTAGAAATTGGAAGATTGGGAAAACATAGAACGAGAAAGGCGATAGTAGAAAGGTGACAGAACGGTACATAGAACGAGATAGGCGATAGGTGAAAGGTGAAAGAACAAAACAAAAGCGAATAGGGAGAATGGATAACTTGAAAATATTAATCACAGGCGGAGCGGGATTTATCGGCAGTTGTTTTACACGTCTTATGCTTAAGAAGTATCCGAAATATAAAATCACGGTTTTTGACGCGCTGACTTATGCTTCAAACCCGGACACCATAACCGAATTTAAAAACTATCCAAATTTCTCATTTATTAAAGGCGACATCCGTGATGTTGCGGCTGTTGACAAGGCGGTTGCGGGTGTTGATGCCGTTGTACATTTTGCGGCGGAATCCCATGTGGACCGTTCTATTCTTGACCCGGGTGTTTTTGTTGATACAAACGTTCGCGGCACAATGAACATGCTTGAGGCCGCGAAAAAACACGGCGTTAAAAGGTTTGTTCATATCTCCACTGATGAAGTTTACGGCAGCGTAAAGAAAGGCAAGTCTGTGGAAACAGACATGCTTGAACCCACAAGCCCTTACGCTGCGTCCAAAACCGCGTCTGACCTTATCGCGCTTGCTTATTTTAAAACATTCAATCTTCCGGTTATTGTCACAAGAAGTTCAAATAACTTTGGACCTTTTCAGCACCCGGAAAAATTCATTCCTCTTTTTATTACCAACGCGATAGAAGGAAAAGAACTTCCGCTTTACGGCGACGGGAAACAGGTTCGCAACTGGATATACGTGGAAGACAACTGCGCCGCCCTTGAAACGGTATTCAGAAAAGGAAAGCCCGGCGAGGTTTATAACGTGGGCGGAAACGTGGAAGAACCCAATATACTTGTGGCAAAGACCATAATCAAGCAGCTTAAAAAGCCCGTGTCCATCATGAAGTTTGTTAAAGACAGGCTTGCCCATGACAGGCGTTACGCGCTGTCGTCAGCTAAAATTAAAAAGCTTGGCTGGAAGCCAAAGCACACATTTACCGAAGCTTTAAAACTTACAATCAACTGGTATGTAATAAATAAGAACTGGTGGTCCGCGTTAAAAGGCAAAGCGTTTAAGGATTATTTTAAGAAAGCATATAAGTAAAACGGAGGAAAGATGAAAGTAGCTATTTTTGGCGGTACAGGCCTTTTAGGTTCGGATGTAAAAAAAGTATGCGATGAAACATACGCGGTAAGCGCGCTTTCAAGCAAGGACGTGGATATAACAGACCTTGGCGAAGTTCTTGAATACATGGCAAAAAAAGAACCGCATGTGGTTATAAACTGCGCCGCTATCACAGATGTTGACGCGTGTGAAAAAGATAATGACCACGCGATGAAAGTAAACGCTATTGGCCCTAAAAATATCGCGATAGCCTGCAAAGAACACGGCGCCCGTATGATTCACATAAGCACTGATTATGTTTTTGACGGGACAAAAAACGAACCATATACCGAATTTGACACCCCAAACCCGTGTAATTTTTACGGTAAAACAAAACTTGAAGGCGAAAGGTTTGTAAGGGAGATACTGGGAGACGGGGTAATTTTAAGGACGGCGTGGGTGTTTGGCGAAAGGCGCAACCATTTTGTGGATTACGTTGTAAACGGCGTTAATAAAGGCGATGAAATTATAGCGGTAAAAGATATGGTAAGCTCCCCAACTTTTTCGCTGGACCTGGCGGAACTTATAAAATTTATGATTACGTCAAAAGAGTGCGGTGTCTTTCACGCTTCCAATAAAGGATATTGTTCGCGCGTGGAGATGGTGGAAGAGATAATAAAAATAATGCACAAACCCGGCAAGGTTAAAGTGGTAAACCAGAGTCAGTGGAAAAGGGACGCTAAAAGGCCGGCTTTTTCCGCTTTAAGAAATTATCACTTAGGATTGATTGACAAGGATATAATGCCGGGATGGCGCGATGCGCTTAAAAGGTATATAAGGGCGAAGTTTGGGGAATAAGTATTTATCCCATAAACTTTTATCCCATATCCCATAGATAAAGCGTTATCCAATAGACGGATATCCCATAACCAATAGATAAAGCGAAAGACAGATGGAAGAGAGAAAATAAAAATATTAAAAATTTGAGGTGGAATGTGAAAATATTAATTACAGGCGGGGCGGGGTTTATTGGCGCTAATGCCGCGGAGCGGTTTTTAAAACAAGGCCACGATGTGTACGTGTTTGACAACCTGTCGCGCAGGGGTACGGACTGGAACCTTTCAATGTTAAAAAAATATAAAAACCTGACATTCATAAAAGGCGATACCCGTATATATGATGACCTTTTAAAAGTCTTTAAAAAGAACAAAGATTTTGACGTGGTGCTGCACTACGCGGCGCAGGTGGCGGTTACCACTTCTGTCACTGACCCGCGCGAGGATTTTGAAATTAACGCGCTTGGCACTTTCAATCTGCTGGAAGCCATAAGAAACACAAAAGCAGACCCTGTGGTTATTTACTCTTCCACTAACAAAGTTTACGGCGGAATGACCGATATTAAGATAGTTGAAAAAAAAGGCAAATACGCTTACAGGGATTACCCAAAAGGCATAAGCGAAGGCAGGCTCTTGGATTTTCACTCCCCCTACGGGTGCAGCAAGGGAACCGCGGATCAGTACATGATAGATTACTGCAGGATATACGGCATAAGGACAGTTGTGTTCCGGCAGAGCTGTATTTACGGCTACCGCCAGTTTGGCATAGAAGACCAGGGATGGGTGGCATGGTTTACCATTGCCGCAACACTTGGCAAGACAATATCAATTTACGGCGACGGCAAACAGGTGCGCGATGTATTGTTCATAGATGATTTAATTGACGCGTATGAAGCGGCGATTAAAAACATAGATAAAGTAAAAGGGCAGGCCTTTAATATCGGCGGCGGGCCCAAAAACACAATGTCGCTTCTGGAACTTCTGGCATTTCTGGAAAAATTCTTCGGCAGAAAGATACCGACAAAGTTTGGGCCGTGGCGCCCGGGAGACCAGCCTGTTTTTGTCTGTGATATAGCAAAGGCAAAAAAGATGTTAAAGTGGCAGCCTAAAACCTCCCCCGAGCAGGGTGTAAGAAAACTTTACGATTGGGTGAAAGAACACAAGAACCTGTTTACTGATATAGGATAACACGCTTTGAAAATACTTTTTGTATCGCACAGCTCGGTTCTTGAATATCACCAGCAGAAGCTGTGTCTGATGGCGGAAAAATTTGGCGTACAAATTGTGCTTGTAACCCCTCCTTACTGGCCGGAAGGCGGAATAGACGCGCCTGTTTATACGGGCAATACATCCATAACGTATGAAACCGGGAAAGTGGTACAGTTTAAAAACCACCTTATGCATTTTTACCTTAACGCGTCCGAAATAATAAAAAAATACAATCCGGATATTGTTTACCTTGAAGAGGATGCTTTTATCCCCGCCTGCGCGCAGTTTATAAAAGCCGCGAAAAAAGCGGGCAAAAAAACCGTATTTTTCACCTGGGAAAACATCCACCGCGGCTACAACTTTATCTACAATAAAATAGAGCGATATTGCCTTAAAAACGCGGATGCGGCGGTGGCAGGCAATAAAGAAGGCGCCGACATTCTTAAAGTAAAAGGTTTTATAAACTCTGTTGAAGTAATACCGCAGTACGGTTTAAATGTTAATGATTTTTCTCCGGCTTGCGGTTTTGGCGGAGGTATTAAAGAAGTTGTATATATAGGAAGGCTTATAGAAGAAAAAGGAATAGACACGCTTATTGAAGCGGTGTCAAAGGTTAAAGGTATTAACTTAAATCTTATAGGTACCGGAGATGAAGAATATGTAAACGCGCTTAAAAGCTCCGCCGCAAAGTATAATGTATCAGAGCGGGTTATTTTTCACGGGTTTATGGACAGAGCGCGGCTTAACGCGTTTATAAAAAATATGCAGGTGCTTGTGCTGCCGTCAATTACCACTCATGGCTGGAAAGAACAGTTTGGCAGGGTATTGATAGAGGCGTTCGCTTCAAAAATAGCCGTAATCGGCTCTGACTCCGGTGAAATACCAAATGTCATAGCAGACGCAGGCCTTATTTTCAGGGAAGGCAACCCTTTTGGCCTTGCCGAGGCAATAGAAAAATTAAATAATAAAGAGTTATATAACGCGCTTATTGAAAAGGGATACAAACGGGTATGCGAAAATTATACAAATGAAATAATAGCGGGGAAGATAATAGCGCTGTGTAAAGCGCTGCTGTAAGATATTAAAACATAGAGGGCCAAAGATGAAGTTTGTAAACGGGCTTTTAAGCCTTTTTTATCCCACACAATGCGCAAACTGCGGCAGGTATATAAAGGATTTTCAATACGGGTATGTCTGCCCTTCCTGTTACAAGTCCATAAAACCAATCGGTAAAAACTACTGTAAAGTATGCGGTATTTCACTGCCTTCAAAACACGTGGATAAATGCGGGCCATGCAGGGTGAATAAACGGCACTTTGATTACGCGCGCTCCGCCGGCGCGTACGAAGGCGCGCTTAGGGCGCTTATACACTCCCTGAAATTTCATCAGAAAACCAAAGCCGGTAAAGTGATTGCGCGATATGTTATGAATAATGCGGATGTGGATTTAACCGGATTTGTTTTTGTACCTGTACCGGTAAGCAGGTTAACAGGGGCGGAACGCGGTTATAATCAAAGCGAAGTGCTGGCAAAAGAGGTGGCAAAGCTAAGCGGCAATAAAGTAATTAACGCTTTGATAAAGGTAAAAGAGACGCAGCAGCAGAGGTTTCTGGAAAGGGAAGACAGGGCAAAAAACGTAAAGGGCGCGTTTAAAGTTTCGTGTGACGTAACAGGCATGCCAATCGCGCTGGTTGATGACGTCGCCACCACATGTGCCACGTTAAACGAGGCCGCACGCGTGTTAAAAAAATCCGGCGCGGGGAAAGTGATATGTTTAACGGCGGCAAGAACTTTGTAAGCCGGAGGCTTAGAGGCTTGGATGG is a genomic window of Candidatus Goldiibacteriota bacterium containing:
- a CDS encoding ComF family protein codes for the protein MKFVNGLLSLFYPTQCANCGRYIKDFQYGYVCPSCYKSIKPIGKNYCKVCGISLPSKHVDKCGPCRVNKRHFDYARSAGAYEGALRALIHSLKFHQKTKAGKVIARYVMNNADVDLTGFVFVPVPVSRLTGAERGYNQSEVLAKEVAKLSGNKVINALIKVKETQQQRFLEREDRAKNVKGAFKVSCDVTGMPIALVDDVATTCATLNEAARVLKKSGAGKVICLTAARTL
- the rfbD gene encoding dTDP-4-dehydrorhamnose reductase, coding for MKVAIFGGTGLLGSDVKKVCDETYAVSALSSKDVDITDLGEVLEYMAKKEPHVVINCAAITDVDACEKDNDHAMKVNAIGPKNIAIACKEHGARMIHISTDYVFDGTKNEPYTEFDTPNPCNFYGKTKLEGERFVREILGDGVILRTAWVFGERRNHFVDYVVNGVNKGDEIIAVKDMVSSPTFSLDLAELIKFMITSKECGVFHASNKGYCSRVEMVEEIIKIMHKPGKVKVVNQSQWKRDAKRPAFSALRNYHLGLIDKDIMPGWRDALKRYIRAKFGE
- a CDS encoding glycosyltransferase family 4 protein, with product MKILFVSHSSVLEYHQQKLCLMAEKFGVQIVLVTPPYWPEGGIDAPVYTGNTSITYETGKVVQFKNHLMHFYLNASEIIKKYNPDIVYLEEDAFIPACAQFIKAAKKAGKKTVFFTWENIHRGYNFIYNKIERYCLKNADAAVAGNKEGADILKVKGFINSVEVIPQYGLNVNDFSPACGFGGGIKEVVYIGRLIEEKGIDTLIEAVSKVKGINLNLIGTGDEEYVNALKSSAAKYNVSERVIFHGFMDRARLNAFIKNMQVLVLPSITTHGWKEQFGRVLIEAFASKIAVIGSDSGEIPNVIADAGLIFREGNPFGLAEAIEKLNNKELYNALIEKGYKRVCENYTNEIIAGKIIALCKALL
- a CDS encoding dTDP-4-dehydrorhamnose 3,5-epimerase family protein, with product MIDGVKIKQLKVMCDERGRLAEMMRNDDEMFIKFGQVYMTTVMPGVTKAWHYHKKQFDSFVCVRGMIKLVLYDSREGSKTKGEINEFFIGEHNMQMVQIPNNVYHGFKGASEYEAIIINTPTETYNPKEPDEFRLPAHGSEIPYDWSRKDR
- a CDS encoding SDR family NAD(P)-dependent oxidoreductase, with the translated sequence MKILITGGAGFIGANAAERFLKQGHDVYVFDNLSRRGTDWNLSMLKKYKNLTFIKGDTRIYDDLLKVFKKNKDFDVVLHYAAQVAVTTSVTDPREDFEINALGTFNLLEAIRNTKADPVVIYSSTNKVYGGMTDIKIVEKKGKYAYRDYPKGISEGRLLDFHSPYGCSKGTADQYMIDYCRIYGIRTVVFRQSCIYGYRQFGIEDQGWVAWFTIAATLGKTISIYGDGKQVRDVLFIDDLIDAYEAAIKNIDKVKGQAFNIGGGPKNTMSLLELLAFLEKFFGRKIPTKFGPWRPGDQPVFVCDIAKAKKMLKWQPKTSPEQGVRKLYDWVKEHKNLFTDIG
- a CDS encoding NTP transferase domain-containing protein — protein: MKGIILAGGLGTRLHPLTRITNKHLLPVYDKPMIYYPIQMLVNAGIEDIMVVTGGSNSGDFLRLLGNGKEFGLKRLHYGYQDGEGGIADALRTAQEFVGNDKMVVVLGDNIIEKNIKKAAADFKKQKKGAKIILKEVDNPKEYGVAEVVNGKVKRIIEKPKDPVSNLAVIGIYFYPPEVFNIIGKLKPSKRGELEITDVNNAYINRKMMTHDVLDGWWMDSGESKDALLEANILVKKSGANKI
- the rfbB gene encoding dTDP-glucose 4,6-dehydratase — protein: MKILITGGAGFIGSCFTRLMLKKYPKYKITVFDALTYASNPDTITEFKNYPNFSFIKGDIRDVAAVDKAVAGVDAVVHFAAESHVDRSILDPGVFVDTNVRGTMNMLEAAKKHGVKRFVHISTDEVYGSVKKGKSVETDMLEPTSPYAASKTASDLIALAYFKTFNLPVIVTRSSNNFGPFQHPEKFIPLFITNAIEGKELPLYGDGKQVRNWIYVEDNCAALETVFRKGKPGEVYNVGGNVEEPNILVAKTIIKQLKKPVSIMKFVKDRLAHDRRYALSSAKIKKLGWKPKHTFTEALKLTINWYVINKNWWSALKGKAFKDYFKKAYK